In Monomorium pharaonis isolate MP-MQ-018 chromosome 3, ASM1337386v2, whole genome shotgun sequence, a genomic segment contains:
- the LOC105838900 gene encoding MATH and LRR domain-containing protein PFE0570w has protein sequence MKRAVTEEKNDTKRSFVKHDASTINAFGYDASSYVSYAPSSSSSSLVSTTPSIAQPLPGQPPLPPMPPPPSGVPPPPHHVFGPVPSQVAPIQAWTHPPWQWIASQAASLPPPPTPREITNTITREMPLRGAYMRHERFAHNRSNVYIQRNNFHRKNKRPMRFGQPPQSQFDQNTYFGTTLTGNLGLEWQRNNYTAAANDAMINHMTVPLSSHSIPSIPSGIVSGRHGEDTEDQDIKIEKVVKKNKQRKPMSQSYPSKPWNREDAERALMTENEYNMKNKVNSQSLIIKFPDPDLNKDIVRLFHPGIRNIHFQNPSGPRYCFIQMAKSVNIDGAIKELEKIKFGTGYLKVEKKAVRNEDVRNTKPEDINPYNLYIGNLPTFVKANEIKSKFPKARVDVSRARKLKNTQFAFMRYNSVDDAIADYKKAYGLMWDTRSIIVKFRRKEGNAYLPEELKPDVKKVKEEPDNAAQVEKEQNHVELKPNVNKSKEEESSSSQTKDNKINHEGKSSGNEDNAETRLQDTSSTTQNKSVSQVHEHTNSHSTLLPTSITSAKMIQEQQQSWTDIPSTSEDPSCPAQNSAVEETIITQIKEEPIDYDDEMDTCNMQSDDDDDDDDDDDDDDDDDDDDDDDDDVEEPDDTDDDEDNNEDSEEDDEDEDNDGNIATKQLKTVRNNKEEPTDHLDQMFSDLENMTSDIGFLKH, from the exons GTGACCGAGGAAAAGAATGACACGAAACGGAGCTTCGTCAAGCATGACGCGTCTACCATCAATGCCTTCGGATATGACGCCTCCTCGTATGTCAGTTACGCGccttcgtcgtcgtcctcgtcgttgGTATCCACGACGCCATCCATCGCCCAGCCCTTACCTGGACAACCACCTCTGCCTCCCATGCCACCGCCTCCCAGCGGAGTGCCGCCTCCGCCGCACCACGTATTCGGACCAGTGCCTTCCCAAGTGGCTCCTATTCAGGCATGGACGCATCCCCCATGGCAATGGATAGCGTCACAGGCTGCATCTCTACCACCGCCTCCAACTCCACGTGAGATTACCAATACGATTACACGAGAGATGCCGCTGAGGGGTGCCTACATGCGTCACGAGAGGTTTGCGCATAATAGAAGTAACGTGTATATCCAGAGAAACAATTTTCATCGTAAGAATAAAAGACCCATGCGCTTTGGACAACCACCGCAGAGTCAGTTTGATCAGAACACGTATTTCGGTACTACGTTGACTGGCAATCTCGGACTGGAATGGCAGAGAAATAATTACACCGCGGCGGCGAACGACGCTATGATAAACCACATGACCGTTCCTCTATCTTCCCATTCCATACCTTCCATTCCATCGGGAATCGTGAGTGGCAGACATGGCGAGGACACAGAAGATCaggatataaaaatt GAAAAGGTagtgaagaaaaataaacagagGAAGCCAATGTCTCAAAGCTATCCCAGTAAACCATGGAACAGGGAGGACGCAGAGAGAGCCCTGATGACTGAgaatgaatataatatgaagAATAAAGTGAACTCGcagagtttaataattaagtttccTGATCCAGATTTAAATAAGGATATCGTCAGATTGTTTCATCCTGGTATacgaaatatacattttcaaaatcCCAGCGGTCCGAGGTACTGTTTCATTCAGATGGCAAAGAGTGTCAATATCGACGGAGCTATAAAAGAACTGGAGAAAATCAAGTTTGGTACGGGATACCTGAAAGTCGAGAAAAAGGCGGTGAGAAACGAGGATGTCCGGAATACGAAGCCCGAAGACATAAACCCGTACAATTTGTATATAGGAAATTTGCCGACGTTCGTTAAGGCAAACGAGATAAAAAGCAAATTCCCGAAAGCACGGGTAGATGTATCGAGAGCGCGAAAGCTAAAGAACACGCA aTTTGCTTTTATGAGATATAATAGTGTAGACGACGCGATAGCGGATTACAAAAAGGCATATGGTTTGATGTGGGACACAAGgagtattattgttaaatttagaCGGAAGGAAGGTAATGCTTATCTTCCCGAAGAACTCAAACCTGACGTTAAGAAAGTTAAAGAGGAGCCAGATAATGCCGCACAAGTAGAAAAAGAACAGAATCATGTTGAACTGAAACCTAATGTTAATAAGtcgaaagaggaagaaagtaGCAGTAGTCAAACGAAAGACAATAAGATAAATCACGAGGGTAAATCGTCAGGAAATGAAGATAATGCAGAAACGCGATTACAAGATACTTCCAGTACAACACAAAATAAGTCGGTTTCGCAAGTTCACGAACACACTAACTCTCATTCCACTTTGTTGCCAACTTCAATCACGTCAGCTAAGATGATACAAGAGCAACAACAATCTTGG ACCGACATACCTTCAACATCGGAAGATCCATCGTGTCCAGCGCAGAATAGTGCTGTCGAAGAAACAATAATTACACAAATCAAAGAAGAACCCATAGATTACGATGATGAAATGGACACGTGTAATATGCAGTcagatgacgatgacgatgacgatgatgacgacgatgacgacgacgatgacgacgacgacgacgacgacgatgacgatgtcGAGGAACCGGATGATACTGACGATGATGAGGATAATAATGAAGATTCCGAAGAAGACGATGAAGATGAAGATAATGATGGAAATATAGCGACAAAACAATTGAAAACAGTACGAAATAACAAAGAAGAACCAACAGAT CATCTTGACCAAATGTTCAGCGACTTGGAGAATATGACGAGCGATATTGGTTTCTTGAAACATTGA
- the LOC105838899 gene encoding myb-like protein X isoform X3, which produces MLLTLRCVYVVTPEMLLPCKANHLEPGSMKRTVTEENGDGKRTFFKHESVASFGYDASSYANYSPSSSSAPSSSIAQPLPGQPPLPPMPPPPSGVPPPPHHVFGPVPSPIQWTHAHTTPWQWIAPQTASPLPPPTPHDIANTIPREISLRGNYVRCERFHSRSNVYVQRNNFHRKNRRVMRFGGQSQGQSFDQAAYFGATLTGGNLGLEWRRSNYNAATGDAIINHMTVPLSNHPMSSIPPGIMSNRHGEEKEDQDVKIEKVVKKNKQRKPISQNYVNKPWNREDAERALKIESEYNMKNKVNAQSLIIRFPDTDLDKDIVSNFHSDILNIHFQNPCGPRYCFIQMAEDVNIDEAIKELEKIKFGLGYLKVEKKLLRDEDNPEEIDPYTLFIGNLPESVKTSEIKSKFPKAQDEETRKMKNTRNILMRYNSVDDAISDYKQAYGLMWDKRSINVRFRRKRGNTCPEEPKPDVKKVKEEPNNVTQVEKERNVNHIELNINELKEEGSTDETMERKINHMDKLSQHQNVEVRLQNNSNKVQGKPSSQVQEKTNVHLSGTSSGVDASAKIAQETSQSLQTLSASETPSSRPIETDAVEERIMLPQIKEEPIDYDDTDCMYNMQSDNDIDDDDDDDDDDDDDDDDDEEPDDSNDDEDNNAEDCEDDDEDEDIDDDENVAFRAKPSGITRDNEEPSDHLDQMFSDLENMTGDIDFLKN; this is translated from the exons ATGCTCCTCACGCTACGATGTGTTTACGTTGTAACTCCGGAGATGCTGCTACCCTGTAAGGCGAATCATCTGGAGCCTGGCAGCATGAAACGCACG GTGACCGAGGAAAACGGCGACGGCAAACGGACCTTCTTCAAGCATGAGTCGGTCGCCAGCTTCGGATACGACGCTTCCTCGTACGCCAATTACtctccgtcgtcgtcgtccgcaCCGTCCTCCAGTATTGCTCAACCCTTACCCGGACAGCCACCCCTGCCTCCCATGCCTCCGCCACCAAGTGGTGTTCCGCCTCCGCCGCACCACGTATTCGGACCAGTGCCTTCCCCGATTCAGTGGACTCACGCGCACACCACCCCCTGGCAATGGATTGCGCCGCAAACGGCGTCCCCCTTGCCACCCCCGACTCCCCACGATATCGCCAATACAATTCCCAGAGAGATTTCGCTGAGGGGTAACTATGTACGTTGCGAGAGGTTTCACAGTAGAAGCAATGTGTACGTacagagaaataattttcatcgtAAAAATAGACGGGTGATGCGATTTGGTGGGCAGTCGCAAGGTCAGTCGTTTGATCAGGCGGCTTATTTCGGCGCGACGTTGACGGGTGGTAATCTCGGACTCGAATGGCGAAGGAGTAATTATAACGCGGCGACAGGCGATGCCATTATAAATCACATGACCGTTCCTCTATCCAACCATCCTATGTCCTCCATCCCACCAGGAATCATGAGCAACAGGCACGGCGAGGAAAAGGAGGATCAGGATGTGAAAATT GAAAAGGTagtgaagaaaaataaacagagGAAACCAATATCTCAGAATTATGTTAATAAGCCATGGAACCGAGAGGACGCCGAGAGAGCCTTGAAAATTGAAAGTGAATACAACATGAAGAACAAAGTTAACGCACAGAGTTTAATAATTAGGTTCCCTGACACAGATCTGGATAAGGACATCGTTAGCAATTTTCATTCCGACATACTGAACATACACTTTCAAAATCCATGCGGGCCGagatattgttttattcaGATGGCGGAAGATGTAAATATTGACGAAGCTATAAAGGAATTGGAGAAGATTAAATTTGGCCTGGGTTACTTGAAGGTCGAGAAGAAGTTACTGAGAGACGAGGATAATCCTGAGGAAATTGATCCCTATACCCTGTTCATAGGAAATCTGCCTGAGTCTGTTAAAACAAGCGAGATAAAGAGCAAATTTCCAAAGGCACAAGACGAAGAAACGCGGAAAATGAAGAATACACG aaatattttaatgagatATAATAGCGTAGACGATGCGATATCGGACTATAAACAAGCGTATGGTTTAATGTGGGACAAAAGGAGTATTAACGTTAGATTTCGACGAAAGAGAGGTAACACTTGCCCTGAGGAACCTAAACCTGACGTTAAGAAGGTTAAAGAAGAGCCAAATAACGTTACGCAAGTGGAGAAGGAACGTAACGTAAATCACATTGAGCTCAATATTAACGAGTTGAAGGAAGAAGGTAGCACTGATGAAACAATGGAACGTAAAATTAATCATATGGATAAATTGTCGCAACATCAAAATGTGGAGGTGcgattacaaaataattccaATAAAGTACAAGGAAAACCGTCCTCACAAGTTCAGGAAAAAACAAATGTTCACTTGTCTGGGACTTCGTCAGGTGTCGATGCGTCAGCTAAGATAGCTCAAGAG ACATCACAATCCCTTCAAACACTCTCAGCATCGGAGACTCCTTCGTCACGTCCAATTGAGACGGACGCTGTTGAAGAAAGGATAATGCTCCCACAGATTAAAGAGGAACCCATAGATTACGATGATACAGactgtatgtataatatgcaGTCGGACAACGATatcgatgatgatgatgacgatgatgatgatgacgatgatgacgatgatgatgacgaAGAGCCAGATGATTCCAATGATGACGAAGATAACAATGCGGAAGACTGTGAAGATGATGACGAAGATGAAGATATCGACGATGACGAAAATGTAGCATTTAGGGCTAAGCCATCAGGAATAACACGAGATAATGAAGAACCATCAGAC CATCTCGATCAAATGTTCAGCGACTTGGAGAATATGACGGgcgatattgattttttaaagaactGA
- the LOC105838899 gene encoding MATH and LRR domain-containing protein PFE0570w isoform X4: MLLTLRCVYVVTPEMLLPCKANHLEPGSMKRTVTEENGDGKRTFFKHESVASFGYDASSYANYSPSSSSAPSSSIAQPLPGQPPLPPMPPPPSGVPPPPHHVFGPVPSPIQWTHAHTTPWQWIAPQTASPLPPPTPHDIANTIPREISLRGNYVRCERFHSRSNVYVQRNNFHRKNRRVMRFGGQSQGQSFDQAAYFGATLTGGNLGLEWRRSNYNAATGDAIINHMTVPLSNHPMSSIPPGIMSNRHGEEKEDQDVKIVLEKVVKKNKQRKPISQNYVNKPWNREDAERALKIESEYNMKNKVNAQSLIIRFPDTDLDKDIVSNFHSDILNIHFQNPCGPRYCFIQMAEDVNIDEAIKELEKIKFGLGYLKVEKKLLRDEDNPEEIDPYTLFIGNLPESVKTSEIKSKFPKAQDEETRKMKNTRCRPALGELPLQFVNEASKGRDIFSLEDDSATSCNKKASNILMRYNSVDDAISDYKQAYGLMWDKRSINVRFRRKRGNTCPEEPKPDVKKVKEEPNNVTQVEKERNVNHIELNINELKEEGSTDETMERKINHMDKLSQHQNVEVRLQNNSNKVQGKPSSQVQEKTNVHLSGTSSGVDASAKIAQETSQSLQTLSASETPSSRPIETDAVEERIMLPQIKEEPIDYDDTDCMYNMQSDNDIDDDDDDDDDDDDDDDDDEEPDDSNDDEDNNAEDCEDDDEDEDIDDDENVAFRAKPSGITRDNEEPSDHLDQMFSDLENMTGDIDFLKN, from the exons ATGCTCCTCACGCTACGATGTGTTTACGTTGTAACTCCGGAGATGCTGCTACCCTGTAAGGCGAATCATCTGGAGCCTGGCAGCATGAAACGCACG GTGACCGAGGAAAACGGCGACGGCAAACGGACCTTCTTCAAGCATGAGTCGGTCGCCAGCTTCGGATACGACGCTTCCTCGTACGCCAATTACtctccgtcgtcgtcgtccgcaCCGTCCTCCAGTATTGCTCAACCCTTACCCGGACAGCCACCCCTGCCTCCCATGCCTCCGCCACCAAGTGGTGTTCCGCCTCCGCCGCACCACGTATTCGGACCAGTGCCTTCCCCGATTCAGTGGACTCACGCGCACACCACCCCCTGGCAATGGATTGCGCCGCAAACGGCGTCCCCCTTGCCACCCCCGACTCCCCACGATATCGCCAATACAATTCCCAGAGAGATTTCGCTGAGGGGTAACTATGTACGTTGCGAGAGGTTTCACAGTAGAAGCAATGTGTACGTacagagaaataattttcatcgtAAAAATAGACGGGTGATGCGATTTGGTGGGCAGTCGCAAGGTCAGTCGTTTGATCAGGCGGCTTATTTCGGCGCGACGTTGACGGGTGGTAATCTCGGACTCGAATGGCGAAGGAGTAATTATAACGCGGCGACAGGCGATGCCATTATAAATCACATGACCGTTCCTCTATCCAACCATCCTATGTCCTCCATCCCACCAGGAATCATGAGCAACAGGCACGGCGAGGAAAAGGAGGATCAGGATGTGAAAATTGTACTA GAAAAGGTagtgaagaaaaataaacagagGAAACCAATATCTCAGAATTATGTTAATAAGCCATGGAACCGAGAGGACGCCGAGAGAGCCTTGAAAATTGAAAGTGAATACAACATGAAGAACAAAGTTAACGCACAGAGTTTAATAATTAGGTTCCCTGACACAGATCTGGATAAGGACATCGTTAGCAATTTTCATTCCGACATACTGAACATACACTTTCAAAATCCATGCGGGCCGagatattgttttattcaGATGGCGGAAGATGTAAATATTGACGAAGCTATAAAGGAATTGGAGAAGATTAAATTTGGCCTGGGTTACTTGAAGGTCGAGAAGAAGTTACTGAGAGACGAGGATAATCCTGAGGAAATTGATCCCTATACCCTGTTCATAGGAAATCTGCCTGAGTCTGTTAAAACAAGCGAGATAAAGAGCAAATTTCCAAAGGCACAAGACGAAGAAACGCGGAAAATGAAGAATACACG GTGCCGTCCGGCGTTAGGCGAACTTCCCCTACAGTTCGTCAACGAAGCGAGCAAAGGAAGAGATATATTTAGCTTGGAAGATGACAGCGCGACAAGTTGTAATAAAAAGGCATC aaatattttaatgagatATAATAGCGTAGACGATGCGATATCGGACTATAAACAAGCGTATGGTTTAATGTGGGACAAAAGGAGTATTAACGTTAGATTTCGACGAAAGAGAGGTAACACTTGCCCTGAGGAACCTAAACCTGACGTTAAGAAGGTTAAAGAAGAGCCAAATAACGTTACGCAAGTGGAGAAGGAACGTAACGTAAATCACATTGAGCTCAATATTAACGAGTTGAAGGAAGAAGGTAGCACTGATGAAACAATGGAACGTAAAATTAATCATATGGATAAATTGTCGCAACATCAAAATGTGGAGGTGcgattacaaaataattccaATAAAGTACAAGGAAAACCGTCCTCACAAGTTCAGGAAAAAACAAATGTTCACTTGTCTGGGACTTCGTCAGGTGTCGATGCGTCAGCTAAGATAGCTCAAGAG ACATCACAATCCCTTCAAACACTCTCAGCATCGGAGACTCCTTCGTCACGTCCAATTGAGACGGACGCTGTTGAAGAAAGGATAATGCTCCCACAGATTAAAGAGGAACCCATAGATTACGATGATACAGactgtatgtataatatgcaGTCGGACAACGATatcgatgatgatgatgacgatgatgatgatgacgatgatgacgatgatgatgacgaAGAGCCAGATGATTCCAATGATGACGAAGATAACAATGCGGAAGACTGTGAAGATGATGACGAAGATGAAGATATCGACGATGACGAAAATGTAGCATTTAGGGCTAAGCCATCAGGAATAACACGAGATAATGAAGAACCATCAGAC CATCTCGATCAAATGTTCAGCGACTTGGAGAATATGACGGgcgatattgattttttaaagaactGA
- the LOC105838899 gene encoding probable ATP-dependent helicase PF08_0048 isoform X2, translated as MLLTLRCVYVVTPEMLLPCKANHLEPGSMKRTVTEENGDGKRTFFKHESVASFGYDASSYANYSPSSSSAPSSSIAQPLPGQPPLPPMPPPPSGVPPPPHHVFGPVPSPIQWTHAHTTPWQWIAPQTASPLPPPTPHDIANTIPREISLRGNYVRCERFHSRSNVYVQRNNFHRKNRRVMRFGGQSQGQSFDQAAYFGATLTGGNLGLEWRRSNYNAATGDAIINHMTVPLSNHPMSSIPPGIMSNRHGEEKEDQDVKIVLEKVVKKNKQRKPISQNYVNKPWNREDAERALKIESEYNMKNKVNAQSLIIRFPDTDLDKDIVSNFHSDILNIHFQNPCGPRYCFIQMAEDVNIDEAIKELEKIKFGLGYLKVEKKLLRDEDNPEEIDPYTLFIGNLPESVKTSEIKSKFPKAQDEETRKMKNTRNILMRYNSVDDAISDYKQAYGLMWDKRSINVRFRRKRGNTCPEEPKPDVKKVKEEPNNVTQVEKERNVNHIELNINELKEEGSTDETMERKINHMDKLSQHQNVEVRLQNNSNKVQGKPSSQVQEKTNVHLSGTSSGVDASAKIAQETSQSLQTLSASETPSSRPIETDAVEERIMLPQIKEEPIDYDDTDCMYNMQSDNDIDDDDDDDDDDDDDDDDDEEPDDSNDDEDNNAEDCEDDDEDEDIDDDENVAFRAKPSGITRDNEEPSDHLDQMFSDLENMTGDIDFLKN; from the exons ATGCTCCTCACGCTACGATGTGTTTACGTTGTAACTCCGGAGATGCTGCTACCCTGTAAGGCGAATCATCTGGAGCCTGGCAGCATGAAACGCACG GTGACCGAGGAAAACGGCGACGGCAAACGGACCTTCTTCAAGCATGAGTCGGTCGCCAGCTTCGGATACGACGCTTCCTCGTACGCCAATTACtctccgtcgtcgtcgtccgcaCCGTCCTCCAGTATTGCTCAACCCTTACCCGGACAGCCACCCCTGCCTCCCATGCCTCCGCCACCAAGTGGTGTTCCGCCTCCGCCGCACCACGTATTCGGACCAGTGCCTTCCCCGATTCAGTGGACTCACGCGCACACCACCCCCTGGCAATGGATTGCGCCGCAAACGGCGTCCCCCTTGCCACCCCCGACTCCCCACGATATCGCCAATACAATTCCCAGAGAGATTTCGCTGAGGGGTAACTATGTACGTTGCGAGAGGTTTCACAGTAGAAGCAATGTGTACGTacagagaaataattttcatcgtAAAAATAGACGGGTGATGCGATTTGGTGGGCAGTCGCAAGGTCAGTCGTTTGATCAGGCGGCTTATTTCGGCGCGACGTTGACGGGTGGTAATCTCGGACTCGAATGGCGAAGGAGTAATTATAACGCGGCGACAGGCGATGCCATTATAAATCACATGACCGTTCCTCTATCCAACCATCCTATGTCCTCCATCCCACCAGGAATCATGAGCAACAGGCACGGCGAGGAAAAGGAGGATCAGGATGTGAAAATTGTACTA GAAAAGGTagtgaagaaaaataaacagagGAAACCAATATCTCAGAATTATGTTAATAAGCCATGGAACCGAGAGGACGCCGAGAGAGCCTTGAAAATTGAAAGTGAATACAACATGAAGAACAAAGTTAACGCACAGAGTTTAATAATTAGGTTCCCTGACACAGATCTGGATAAGGACATCGTTAGCAATTTTCATTCCGACATACTGAACATACACTTTCAAAATCCATGCGGGCCGagatattgttttattcaGATGGCGGAAGATGTAAATATTGACGAAGCTATAAAGGAATTGGAGAAGATTAAATTTGGCCTGGGTTACTTGAAGGTCGAGAAGAAGTTACTGAGAGACGAGGATAATCCTGAGGAAATTGATCCCTATACCCTGTTCATAGGAAATCTGCCTGAGTCTGTTAAAACAAGCGAGATAAAGAGCAAATTTCCAAAGGCACAAGACGAAGAAACGCGGAAAATGAAGAATACACG aaatattttaatgagatATAATAGCGTAGACGATGCGATATCGGACTATAAACAAGCGTATGGTTTAATGTGGGACAAAAGGAGTATTAACGTTAGATTTCGACGAAAGAGAGGTAACACTTGCCCTGAGGAACCTAAACCTGACGTTAAGAAGGTTAAAGAAGAGCCAAATAACGTTACGCAAGTGGAGAAGGAACGTAACGTAAATCACATTGAGCTCAATATTAACGAGTTGAAGGAAGAAGGTAGCACTGATGAAACAATGGAACGTAAAATTAATCATATGGATAAATTGTCGCAACATCAAAATGTGGAGGTGcgattacaaaataattccaATAAAGTACAAGGAAAACCGTCCTCACAAGTTCAGGAAAAAACAAATGTTCACTTGTCTGGGACTTCGTCAGGTGTCGATGCGTCAGCTAAGATAGCTCAAGAG ACATCACAATCCCTTCAAACACTCTCAGCATCGGAGACTCCTTCGTCACGTCCAATTGAGACGGACGCTGTTGAAGAAAGGATAATGCTCCCACAGATTAAAGAGGAACCCATAGATTACGATGATACAGactgtatgtataatatgcaGTCGGACAACGATatcgatgatgatgatgacgatgatgatgatgacgatgatgacgatgatgatgacgaAGAGCCAGATGATTCCAATGATGACGAAGATAACAATGCGGAAGACTGTGAAGATGATGACGAAGATGAAGATATCGACGATGACGAAAATGTAGCATTTAGGGCTAAGCCATCAGGAATAACACGAGATAATGAAGAACCATCAGAC CATCTCGATCAAATGTTCAGCGACTTGGAGAATATGACGGgcgatattgattttttaaagaactGA
- the LOC105838899 gene encoding serine/threonine-protein kinase HSL1 isoform X1, producing the protein MLLTLRCVYVVTPEMLLPCKANHLEPGSMKRTVTEENGDGKRTFFKHESVASFGYDASSYANYSPSSSSAPSSSIAQPLPGQPPLPPMPPPPSGVPPPPHHVFGPVPSPIQWTHAHTTPWQWIAPQTASPLPPPTPHDIANTIPREISLRGNYVRCERFHSRSNVYVQRNNFHRKNRRVMRFGGQSQGQSFDQAAYFGATLTGGNLGLEWRRSNYNAATGDAIINHMTVPLSNHPMSSIPPGIMSNRHGEEKEDQDVKIEKVVKKNKQRKPISQNYVNKPWNREDAERALKIESEYNMKNKVNAQSLIIRFPDTDLDKDIVSNFHSDILNIHFQNPCGPRYCFIQMAEDVNIDEAIKELEKIKFGLGYLKVEKKLLRDEDNPEEIDPYTLFIGNLPESVKTSEIKSKFPKAQDEETRKMKNTRCRPALGELPLQFVNEASKGRDIFSLEDDSATSCNKKASNILMRYNSVDDAISDYKQAYGLMWDKRSINVRFRRKRGNTCPEEPKPDVKKVKEEPNNVTQVEKERNVNHIELNINELKEEGSTDETMERKINHMDKLSQHQNVEVRLQNNSNKVQGKPSSQVQEKTNVHLSGTSSGVDASAKIAQETSQSLQTLSASETPSSRPIETDAVEERIMLPQIKEEPIDYDDTDCMYNMQSDNDIDDDDDDDDDDDDDDDDDEEPDDSNDDEDNNAEDCEDDDEDEDIDDDENVAFRAKPSGITRDNEEPSDHLDQMFSDLENMTGDIDFLKN; encoded by the exons ATGCTCCTCACGCTACGATGTGTTTACGTTGTAACTCCGGAGATGCTGCTACCCTGTAAGGCGAATCATCTGGAGCCTGGCAGCATGAAACGCACG GTGACCGAGGAAAACGGCGACGGCAAACGGACCTTCTTCAAGCATGAGTCGGTCGCCAGCTTCGGATACGACGCTTCCTCGTACGCCAATTACtctccgtcgtcgtcgtccgcaCCGTCCTCCAGTATTGCTCAACCCTTACCCGGACAGCCACCCCTGCCTCCCATGCCTCCGCCACCAAGTGGTGTTCCGCCTCCGCCGCACCACGTATTCGGACCAGTGCCTTCCCCGATTCAGTGGACTCACGCGCACACCACCCCCTGGCAATGGATTGCGCCGCAAACGGCGTCCCCCTTGCCACCCCCGACTCCCCACGATATCGCCAATACAATTCCCAGAGAGATTTCGCTGAGGGGTAACTATGTACGTTGCGAGAGGTTTCACAGTAGAAGCAATGTGTACGTacagagaaataattttcatcgtAAAAATAGACGGGTGATGCGATTTGGTGGGCAGTCGCAAGGTCAGTCGTTTGATCAGGCGGCTTATTTCGGCGCGACGTTGACGGGTGGTAATCTCGGACTCGAATGGCGAAGGAGTAATTATAACGCGGCGACAGGCGATGCCATTATAAATCACATGACCGTTCCTCTATCCAACCATCCTATGTCCTCCATCCCACCAGGAATCATGAGCAACAGGCACGGCGAGGAAAAGGAGGATCAGGATGTGAAAATT GAAAAGGTagtgaagaaaaataaacagagGAAACCAATATCTCAGAATTATGTTAATAAGCCATGGAACCGAGAGGACGCCGAGAGAGCCTTGAAAATTGAAAGTGAATACAACATGAAGAACAAAGTTAACGCACAGAGTTTAATAATTAGGTTCCCTGACACAGATCTGGATAAGGACATCGTTAGCAATTTTCATTCCGACATACTGAACATACACTTTCAAAATCCATGCGGGCCGagatattgttttattcaGATGGCGGAAGATGTAAATATTGACGAAGCTATAAAGGAATTGGAGAAGATTAAATTTGGCCTGGGTTACTTGAAGGTCGAGAAGAAGTTACTGAGAGACGAGGATAATCCTGAGGAAATTGATCCCTATACCCTGTTCATAGGAAATCTGCCTGAGTCTGTTAAAACAAGCGAGATAAAGAGCAAATTTCCAAAGGCACAAGACGAAGAAACGCGGAAAATGAAGAATACACG GTGCCGTCCGGCGTTAGGCGAACTTCCCCTACAGTTCGTCAACGAAGCGAGCAAAGGAAGAGATATATTTAGCTTGGAAGATGACAGCGCGACAAGTTGTAATAAAAAGGCATC aaatattttaatgagatATAATAGCGTAGACGATGCGATATCGGACTATAAACAAGCGTATGGTTTAATGTGGGACAAAAGGAGTATTAACGTTAGATTTCGACGAAAGAGAGGTAACACTTGCCCTGAGGAACCTAAACCTGACGTTAAGAAGGTTAAAGAAGAGCCAAATAACGTTACGCAAGTGGAGAAGGAACGTAACGTAAATCACATTGAGCTCAATATTAACGAGTTGAAGGAAGAAGGTAGCACTGATGAAACAATGGAACGTAAAATTAATCATATGGATAAATTGTCGCAACATCAAAATGTGGAGGTGcgattacaaaataattccaATAAAGTACAAGGAAAACCGTCCTCACAAGTTCAGGAAAAAACAAATGTTCACTTGTCTGGGACTTCGTCAGGTGTCGATGCGTCAGCTAAGATAGCTCAAGAG ACATCACAATCCCTTCAAACACTCTCAGCATCGGAGACTCCTTCGTCACGTCCAATTGAGACGGACGCTGTTGAAGAAAGGATAATGCTCCCACAGATTAAAGAGGAACCCATAGATTACGATGATACAGactgtatgtataatatgcaGTCGGACAACGATatcgatgatgatgatgacgatgatgatgatgacgatgatgacgatgatgatgacgaAGAGCCAGATGATTCCAATGATGACGAAGATAACAATGCGGAAGACTGTGAAGATGATGACGAAGATGAAGATATCGACGATGACGAAAATGTAGCATTTAGGGCTAAGCCATCAGGAATAACACGAGATAATGAAGAACCATCAGAC CATCTCGATCAAATGTTCAGCGACTTGGAGAATATGACGGgcgatattgattttttaaagaactGA